In Phocoena phocoena chromosome 19, mPhoPho1.1, whole genome shotgun sequence, a genomic segment contains:
- the LOC136138874 gene encoding asialoglycoprotein receptor 1 isoform X2, which translates to MTKEYQDLQHLDNEENDHQHRKNSKLQEELRALRETFSNLTVSTEAKVKALSVQGGNVGRKMKSLESQLEKQQQDLSEDHSSLLLHVKQFVSDLRSLSCQMAVLQGNGSERTCCPVNWVDFEGKCYWFSRSGKPWPEAEKYCQLEDAHLVVVGSWEEQKFIQHHMGPVNTWMGLTDQNGPWKWVDGTDYESGFKNWRPEQPDDWYGHGLGGGEDCAHFTDDGRWNDDVCQRPYRWVCETQRDRDSEN; encoded by the exons ATGACAAAGGAGTATCAAGATCTTCAGCATCTGGACAACGAGGAGAATGACCATCAGCACAGAAAAA ACTCCAAGCTGCAGGAGGAGCTGCGGGCCCTGAGAGAAACGTTCAGCAACCTCACAGTGAGCACGGAGGCCAAGGTCAAGGCCCTGAGCGTCCAGG GAGGAAATGTGGGCAGAAAGATGAAGTCCCTGGAGTCCCAACTGGAGAAACAGCAGCAGGACCTGAGTGAAG ATCACTCCAGCTTGCTGCTCCACGTGAAGCAGTTTGTGTCTGACCTGCGAAGCCTGAGCTGTCAGATGGCCGTCCTCCAGGGCAATG gctCTGAAAGGACCTGCTGCCCGGTGAACTGGGTGGACTTTGAAGGCAAATGCTACTGGTTCTCTCGCTCGGGGAAGCCCTGGCCCGAGGCTGAGAAGTACTGCCAGCTGGAGGACGCCCACCTGGTGGTGGTGGGCTCCTGGGAGGAGCAG aaaTTTATCCAGCACCACATGGGCCCTGTGAACACCTGGATGGGCCTCACTGACCAAAACGGGCCCTGGAAATGGGTGGACGGGACAGACTATGAGTCGGGTTTCAA GAACTGGAGACCAGAGCAGCCGGACGACTGGTATGGGCACGGGCTCGGAGGAGGTGAGGACTGTGCCCACTTCACGGACGACGGCCGCTGGAACGATGACGTCTGTCAGAGGCCCTACCGGTGGGTCTGCGAGACACAGCGGGACAGGGACAGCGAAAACTAG
- the LOC136138874 gene encoding asialoglycoprotein receptor 1 isoform X1 — protein MTKEYQDLQHLDNEENDHQHRKRPPPPHSLFRRLCSGPSLILISIGLSLLLLVVVCVIGSQNSKLQEELRALRETFSNLTVSTEAKVKALSVQGGNVGRKMKSLESQLEKQQQDLSEDHSSLLLHVKQFVSDLRSLSCQMAVLQGNGSERTCCPVNWVDFEGKCYWFSRSGKPWPEAEKYCQLEDAHLVVVGSWEEQKFIQHHMGPVNTWMGLTDQNGPWKWVDGTDYESGFKNWRPEQPDDWYGHGLGGGEDCAHFTDDGRWNDDVCQRPYRWVCETQRDRDSEN, from the exons ATGACAAAGGAGTATCAAGATCTTCAGCATCTGGACAACGAGGAGAATGACCATCAGCACAGAAAAA GGCCGCCTCCTCCCCACTCACTCTTTCGGCGTCTCTGCTCCGGACCCAGCCTCATCCTGATCTCCATCGGCCTTAGCCTCCTGCTGCTGGTGGTTGTCTGTGTGATCGGATCCCAGA ACTCCAAGCTGCAGGAGGAGCTGCGGGCCCTGAGAGAAACGTTCAGCAACCTCACAGTGAGCACGGAGGCCAAGGTCAAGGCCCTGAGCGTCCAGG GAGGAAATGTGGGCAGAAAGATGAAGTCCCTGGAGTCCCAACTGGAGAAACAGCAGCAGGACCTGAGTGAAG ATCACTCCAGCTTGCTGCTCCACGTGAAGCAGTTTGTGTCTGACCTGCGAAGCCTGAGCTGTCAGATGGCCGTCCTCCAGGGCAATG gctCTGAAAGGACCTGCTGCCCGGTGAACTGGGTGGACTTTGAAGGCAAATGCTACTGGTTCTCTCGCTCGGGGAAGCCCTGGCCCGAGGCTGAGAAGTACTGCCAGCTGGAGGACGCCCACCTGGTGGTGGTGGGCTCCTGGGAGGAGCAG aaaTTTATCCAGCACCACATGGGCCCTGTGAACACCTGGATGGGCCTCACTGACCAAAACGGGCCCTGGAAATGGGTGGACGGGACAGACTATGAGTCGGGTTTCAA GAACTGGAGACCAGAGCAGCCGGACGACTGGTATGGGCACGGGCTCGGAGGAGGTGAGGACTGTGCCCACTTCACGGACGACGGCCGCTGGAACGATGACGTCTGTCAGAGGCCCTACCGGTGGGTCTGCGAGACACAGCGGGACAGGGACAGCGAAAACTAG